The following are encoded in a window of Clostridia bacterium genomic DNA:
- a CDS encoding bifunctional phosphoribosyl-AMP cyclohydrolase/phosphoribosyl-ATP diphosphatase HisIE: MFCRRRRNFGVALKKLASVDDVNFGLTVDDQKLVPVVVQDAKSGEVLMLAYMNRESLEKSLVSGETWFYSRSRRGLWHKGETSGHTQAIKALYYDCDADALLALVEPRGPACHEGDWSCFHHPLATAAPGDSDGTKDATSLVALGRGESNAEGGGSAGAALSPGAGQLASMFDLLLKVIAQRQKERPEGSYTAYLFNSGQDKILKKVGEETSEVIIASKNQSHDEIVYEVSDLLYHLLVLLTYHQIPLEHIAEELRRRHR; encoded by the coding sequence ATGTTTTGTCGGAGGAGGAGGAACTTTGGGGTGGCTTTAAAGAAGCTGGCCAGCGTCGATGACGTCAACTTTGGCTTGACCGTTGACGATCAAAAGCTGGTTCCCGTGGTGGTCCAGGACGCCAAAAGCGGGGAAGTTTTGATGCTGGCTTATATGAATCGGGAATCCTTGGAAAAATCGCTAGTTAGCGGCGAAACTTGGTTTTATAGCCGTAGCCGCCGCGGGCTTTGGCATAAAGGCGAAACCTCAGGGCATACTCAAGCCATCAAGGCCCTTTATTACGATTGCGATGCCGACGCCCTTTTGGCCTTGGTGGAACCCCGGGGGCCGGCTTGCCACGAGGGAGATTGGTCCTGCTTTCATCATCCCCTGGCGACAGCCGCTCCAGGTGACAGTGACGGCACTAAAGACGCTACTAGTCTGGTAGCTCTGGGTCGGGGGGAAAGTAACGCCGAGGGCGGTGGCTCTGCCGGAGCGGCCTTGAGCCCTGGGGCTGGCCAGCTGGCTTCCATGTTTGACCTTCTCCTGAAAGTAATCGCCCAGCGCCAAAAAGAACGGCCGGAGGGGTCCTACACCGCCTACCTCTTCAATTCCGGCCAGGACAAGATCCTGAAAAAGGTGGGCGAGGAGACCAGCGAAGTCATCATCGCCTCTAAAAACCAGAGCCATGATGAGATTGTCTATGAAGTGAGCGACCTCCTCTATCACCTCTTGGTGCTTCTTACCTATCACCAGATTCCTCTCGAGCATATTGCTGAGGAATTGCGCCGCCGGCATCGGTAA